A single Saccharolobus shibatae B12 DNA region contains:
- a CDS encoding signal peptidase I has protein sequence MKMKKSDIIIILFIALIYILMFSNIVQSASVEGVSMYPVFQNGALTFYVKPISINVGNVIIYKSPYFNNYVIHRVIATDNGYYITQGVDKITNPIPDNRIGLEPASGIPKNLVVGKIIEFGNFTFSIPYLGYISILFSSII, from the coding sequence ATGAAGATGAAGAAGAGTGATATAATCATTATTTTATTTATTGCATTGATATATATTTTAATGTTTTCTAACATCGTACAAAGTGCGAGCGTAGAAGGAGTTTCAATGTATCCCGTATTTCAAAATGGTGCATTAACTTTTTACGTTAAACCAATTTCCATTAATGTAGGTAATGTGATAATATATAAATCTCCATATTTTAATAACTACGTAATTCACAGAGTAATAGCCACAGATAATGGTTATTATATTACTCAAGGTGTAGACAAAATAACTAATCCGATACCAGATAATAGGATCGGACTAGAACCAGCTAGTGGTATACCGAAAAATTTAGTGGTAGGGAAGATAATAGAGTTTGGTAATTTTACATTTTCAATACCTTATCTTGGATACATATCCATACTTTTCTCATCTATTATTTAA
- a CDS encoding AbrB/MazE/SpoVT family DNA-binding domain-containing protein: MSEEKIARDIETRKVQKLGSSSLFITLPKKWINKWSIKPGDKVILEALDDGSLRLIAEKAKSNAGKKTILVDADSLKQPLINIIPCLYILGFDEIVFETKKDFTKKDFEDVLYISKHLVGAEVVENSEKKIKLECLLDTEKVGVESLLRRILNIISKRIDEVSKFLTNFNTTHQIGITNNDDLRKIYLMLLRRIIGNKYQSSSTEYYRNSFILLNISILINIDYVVSKISELRGNFDVSPSQTDTLKSIFTSINDVLDEIVMSVLFPSVKRISNGFNLISQIRQNLLKIKDSLPSSFNLYLEDLVNLLENALNNSMCGIFLEDLPWIEKDLTA; this comes from the coding sequence TTGAGTGAGGAAAAAATAGCCAGGGATATAGAGACTAGAAAAGTCCAGAAATTAGGTTCTTCATCATTATTTATCACACTTCCAAAAAAATGGATAAATAAATGGAGCATAAAGCCGGGTGACAAGGTAATTCTTGAGGCCTTGGATGATGGTAGTTTAAGGCTAATAGCAGAGAAAGCTAAGTCTAACGCAGGGAAAAAGACAATATTAGTTGATGCAGACTCGTTAAAACAGCCATTAATTAATATAATTCCATGTCTATACATTTTGGGATTCGATGAAATAGTTTTTGAAACAAAGAAAGATTTCACTAAAAAGGATTTCGAAGATGTTCTCTACATATCTAAACATCTAGTTGGAGCAGAAGTCGTTGAGAATTCCGAGAAAAAAATCAAATTAGAGTGTTTACTAGATACAGAGAAAGTCGGAGTTGAATCCTTACTGAGACGTATATTAAATATTATCTCAAAAAGAATTGACGAAGTATCCAAGTTTCTAACTAATTTTAATACAACCCATCAAATCGGTATAACTAATAATGACGATTTAAGGAAAATATATTTGATGTTACTTAGGAGAATAATAGGAAATAAGTATCAATCCAGTAGTACGGAATATTATAGGAATTCATTTATTTTATTGAATATATCTATTTTGATAAATATAGATTATGTAGTGTCAAAGATTTCTGAACTTAGAGGTAACTTTGATGTTAGCCCGAGCCAGACAGATACGTTAAAATCGATTTTCACTAGTATAAATGATGTATTAGATGAGATAGTGATGAGCGTCCTATTCCCTAGTGTAAAAAGAATATCAAATGGATTCAATCTAATATCGCAAATAAGACAAAATCTCTTAAAAATCAAGGATTCCTTACCGAGCTCATTTAATTTGTATTTAGAAGATTTAGTAAATCTATTAGAAAATGCTCTAAACAATTCCATGTGTGGGATTTTCTTAGAGGACTTACCTTGGATAGAAAAAGATTTAACGGCGTAA
- a CDS encoding proteasome assembly chaperone family protein has product MDELSEAFEIRERYVPQIGRPSYLLVSLPDAGLVGSISGEFLINSLNLKEYGEIYSHKYLPPISHVVNGVAKSPIRLYHYDNFLLLHSWVAIPANSIHHLANLVVDYAEKYGIQTIISITGVPVPNRLELEKPTPYWVVSSEDFAKELDSLNLMKKFVEGYVTGPYAPILFESAKKFIRNLVIVVESFLDLPDPEAAAVALDILSKMLGFKVDTSSLLKEAEEIRVRIKGLMQQTRQELPNYSGLRPYTYA; this is encoded by the coding sequence GTGGATGAATTGAGTGAAGCGTTTGAAATTAGGGAAAGATATGTTCCTCAGATAGGTAGACCATCGTATTTATTAGTGAGCTTACCAGATGCTGGCTTAGTGGGTAGTATATCTGGAGAATTTTTGATTAATTCTCTAAATTTAAAAGAATATGGAGAAATTTACTCACACAAATATTTGCCCCCCATTTCTCATGTAGTTAACGGAGTAGCTAAGTCACCTATACGTTTATATCACTATGATAACTTCCTTTTACTTCATTCTTGGGTTGCAATCCCAGCAAATAGTATACATCATTTGGCAAATTTAGTTGTAGACTATGCAGAGAAATATGGGATACAGACGATAATATCGATAACCGGAGTCCCAGTGCCAAATAGATTAGAGTTAGAGAAGCCAACTCCCTATTGGGTGGTTAGTTCTGAGGATTTCGCTAAAGAGTTAGATAGTTTGAATTTAATGAAGAAATTTGTAGAAGGTTACGTAACTGGGCCCTATGCTCCTATTTTATTCGAATCTGCTAAAAAGTTTATCAGAAATTTGGTTATAGTAGTTGAATCATTTCTAGATTTGCCTGATCCCGAAGCAGCTGCAGTAGCCTTAGATATATTATCTAAGATGTTAGGATTTAAAGTTGATACTTCTTCCTTACTTAAAGAAGCAGAGGAAATTAGAGTAAGAATTAAGGGCTTGATGCAACAGACAAGACAAGAACTCCCAAACTACTCTGGATTGCGTCCATACACATATGCGTGA
- the gcvPB gene encoding aminomethyl-transferring glycine dehydrogenase subunit GcvPB, whose translation MVWRQAKWNEPLIFELNNSGATRQGLLINKDDDIRSEIKEMKIPKNLLRENGPNLPSLSELEVVRHFIRLSQMNFGVDVGIMPLGSCTMKYNPKIEEKATAITESHHPLEDEDHVQGILEMIYELQNWFSEITGMDECSLQVPAGSAGEFAGVLMIKKYHEDHNRNYKDTMLVADTAHGTNPASAAMAGYKVMYVKSNGEGLVDMDILREIVNDKTAGFMLTNPNTLGLFEENILEISKIIHSANAILYYDGANLNGVLGIARPGDMGFDIVHLNLHKTFAVPHGGGGPGAGAICAKGELVNYLPYPMVEKVNGKYRLSKIPKNSVGKIATFYGNVGNLARSFAYLLGLGPQGVQMVGKMSTLATNYLIAKLRDVKELELIAPNRHRKHEVVFSVKQLLENYGVSANDVAKALLDSGFYAPTIYFPPIIEEALMIEPTETESKETLDMFAEALKNIVEDAKRNPEQLLKSPSNTSIARLDQAYANHPSTITPTYRVLRLRKMGKINYLK comes from the coding sequence ATGGTGTGGAGACAAGCTAAATGGAACGAGCCTTTAATATTTGAGCTAAACAATAGTGGTGCAACTAGACAAGGTCTCTTGATAAATAAGGATGATGATATAAGAAGCGAGATAAAGGAAATGAAAATACCTAAAAATCTACTGAGGGAGAATGGACCGAATCTGCCTAGTTTAAGCGAGCTAGAGGTAGTAAGACACTTCATCAGATTATCTCAGATGAATTTTGGCGTAGATGTTGGAATTATGCCATTAGGTTCATGTACAATGAAATATAATCCAAAAATTGAGGAAAAAGCTACGGCGATTACGGAATCACATCACCCTTTAGAAGATGAGGATCATGTTCAAGGAATACTAGAGATGATTTACGAACTTCAGAATTGGTTTAGTGAAATAACTGGTATGGATGAATGTAGCTTACAAGTACCTGCTGGATCTGCTGGTGAGTTCGCTGGAGTACTAATGATTAAAAAGTATCATGAGGATCACAATCGAAATTATAAAGATACAATGCTAGTCGCAGATACTGCTCACGGAACTAATCCTGCAAGTGCTGCAATGGCTGGATACAAGGTTATGTATGTGAAATCAAATGGAGAAGGGCTTGTGGATATGGACATCTTAAGAGAGATCGTAAATGATAAAACTGCAGGTTTTATGCTAACCAATCCAAATACGTTAGGATTATTTGAAGAGAATATCCTGGAAATCTCTAAGATAATACATTCTGCAAATGCAATACTATACTATGATGGAGCTAATTTAAATGGAGTATTAGGTATTGCGAGACCAGGGGATATGGGATTTGATATTGTGCATTTAAATCTACATAAGACATTCGCTGTTCCACATGGAGGAGGTGGACCTGGAGCTGGAGCAATTTGTGCAAAGGGTGAACTTGTTAATTACCTCCCATATCCAATGGTAGAGAAAGTAAATGGAAAGTATAGATTAAGTAAGATTCCGAAGAATAGTGTTGGTAAGATAGCTACATTTTACGGTAATGTGGGTAATTTAGCGCGTAGTTTCGCATACCTATTAGGATTAGGACCCCAAGGTGTTCAAATGGTAGGAAAAATGAGCACTTTGGCAACCAATTATCTCATAGCTAAGTTAAGAGACGTTAAAGAGCTAGAGTTGATTGCACCAAATAGACATAGAAAACATGAGGTAGTATTCAGCGTGAAACAGTTATTGGAAAATTATGGAGTAAGCGCTAACGATGTTGCCAAAGCCTTACTTGATAGCGGATTTTACGCTCCAACTATATACTTCCCACCGATTATCGAAGAAGCGTTAATGATAGAACCCACGGAAACAGAGAGTAAAGAAACTTTAGATATGTTTGCTGAAGCTCTCAAAAACATCGTAGAAGATGCTAAAAGAAACCCAGAACAACTTCTAAAAAGTCCTAGTAATACAAGTATTGCAAGATTAGATCAAGCTTATGCTAATCACCCTTCTACTATAACGCCAACGTATAGAGTGTTAAGGCTGAGGAAGATGGGTAAAATAAATTACCTTAAATAA
- the gcvT gene encoding glycine cleavage system aminomethyltransferase GcvT: MFVSPFHDLEEKLRANFGEFAGWEMPMNFTSYAEEHMSVRSSVAFFNLSHMGRLRVKGNPKEFEMLVAKEVSKTNSGNMIGPTAFLNDKAGFKDDVMVYKVSENEWLIVTNAINREKIVNWIKSNSNLDVEDLTFKYGMIAIQGRKLEEILGKNELKPLEFKLNTKFMGYDVFLVSKSGWTGENGLEVWVTLDIGRQLIMDLVKIGIKPAGLIARDSLRQEMGFVLYGEDIDETITPVEARYWVFSLEKDFIGKDSLVERIKSGIEKVRIGFKMKKGERIIPRHLSKIYSLGNEAGYVTSSTFSPYLNRVIGMGYVNPKYFYLGYNLAVEIRSKQYDIKIDEFPFI, encoded by the coding sequence ATGTTTGTTTCACCTTTCCATGACCTTGAGGAAAAGTTGAGAGCTAATTTTGGAGAATTCGCTGGCTGGGAAATGCCAATGAACTTCACCAGTTATGCAGAAGAGCATATGAGTGTGAGAAGTTCAGTAGCGTTTTTCAATTTATCTCATATGGGCAGACTAAGAGTTAAAGGTAATCCAAAGGAGTTTGAAATGTTAGTAGCTAAGGAAGTTAGCAAGACGAATTCTGGAAATATGATAGGGCCTACTGCATTTTTGAACGATAAGGCTGGCTTTAAAGATGATGTAATGGTTTATAAAGTATCTGAAAATGAATGGTTAATTGTAACGAATGCAATAAATAGAGAGAAAATTGTAAATTGGATAAAATCCAATTCAAATTTGGATGTAGAAGATTTAACATTCAAATACGGCATGATTGCTATTCAAGGTAGGAAATTAGAAGAAATTTTAGGTAAAAATGAATTAAAACCATTAGAATTTAAGCTTAATACTAAATTTATGGGATATGACGTTTTTTTAGTTAGCAAATCTGGATGGACAGGTGAGAATGGGTTAGAAGTTTGGGTTACATTAGATATTGGCAGACAACTAATTATGGATTTAGTGAAAATCGGAATAAAGCCTGCTGGTTTGATTGCAAGAGACAGTTTAAGGCAAGAGATGGGGTTTGTTCTTTATGGAGAAGATATTGATGAGACCATTACTCCGGTTGAAGCAAGATATTGGGTTTTCTCGCTGGAAAAGGATTTCATAGGAAAAGATAGCTTAGTTGAACGTATAAAGAGTGGTATCGAGAAAGTTAGGATAGGCTTTAAGATGAAAAAAGGCGAGAGGATTATACCTAGGCACCTATCTAAGATATATTCACTTGGAAATGAGGCAGGATATGTGACGAGTAGCACTTTTTCTCCTTACTTAAATAGAGTTATAGGTATGGGTTATGTAAATCCCAAGTACTTCTATCTAGGCTATAATCTTGCAGTGGAAATTAGAAGTAAACAGTATGATATAAAAATTGACGAGTTTCCATTTATCTAG
- a CDS encoding alpha-crystallin domain-containing protein: MPAYKDLYDMVKSMIEKEISRMEKEFRRIESEIKEEIEKYNVPLYSFYESEDFYYYLIDIPNVDISTIYVKVENNNSLKISCKDKSNKEYVLNVKVPEDADIDSLSVTRVKWLVKITVKRRKD; encoded by the coding sequence ATGCCTGCATACAAGGACTTATATGATATGGTAAAGTCAATGATAGAAAAGGAAATAAGCAGGATGGAGAAAGAGTTCCGAAGGATAGAGAGCGAAATTAAAGAGGAAATTGAAAAATACAACGTTCCCCTATATTCCTTTTATGAATCTGAGGATTTCTATTACTATTTGATCGACATTCCTAATGTTGACATATCTACAATATATGTAAAAGTTGAAAACAATAATAGTCTAAAAATCAGTTGTAAAGATAAGAGTAATAAGGAGTATGTTCTAAATGTAAAGGTACCAGAAGATGCTGATATTGACAGTTTATCTGTTACAAGAGTAAAATGGTTAGTTAAAATTACTGTAAAGCGTAGAAAAGATTAA
- the gcvH gene encoding glycine cleavage system protein GcvH, producing MNEMKVGRYVVLTDRLYTETDEWVVLSNDNVVVVGITDYAQKKLRDIVGIELPQLQKEVKAGESVGVIESVKAAADIFSPLSGIIVEVNNKLLEHPEIINKDPYGEGWIFKLKASKLSEEKEKLLSPEKYIEKIKGG from the coding sequence ATGAATGAGATGAAAGTAGGTAGATATGTAGTTTTGACAGATAGATTATATACGGAGACTGATGAATGGGTAGTACTTTCCAACGATAACGTGGTGGTGGTTGGAATAACTGATTATGCGCAAAAGAAGTTAAGAGATATAGTAGGAATTGAATTACCTCAGCTGCAGAAAGAGGTGAAGGCAGGAGAATCTGTGGGAGTTATAGAATCTGTAAAAGCTGCAGCAGATATTTTCTCTCCGTTAAGTGGGATAATAGTTGAGGTAAACAATAAATTACTTGAGCATCCAGAGATAATAAATAAGGATCCTTATGGTGAAGGCTGGATTTTCAAGTTAAAGGCGTCTAAACTATCAGAGGAAAAGGAAAAACTACTTAGCCCAGAAAAATATATTGAAAAAATAAAGGGTGGATGA
- the gcvPA gene encoding aminomethyl-transferring glycine dehydrogenase subunit GcvPA: protein MYKHPWLPNLDLIDEMLKEIGVNSLDELFNDIPAEIKINRLLNVAKGKPLSEYEIEKEINEKVKKNVELEAPPFIGAGICPHYIPNVVKFIIGRSEFYTSYTPYQPEISQGLLQALFEYQSLMAELLDMDVVNASMYDWGSALAEAVLMANRINGKKTVLVPENANPFHKEVLRTWIQGKGIKIEEVKYDKNYGELDLEDLEKKSNIDDISAIYIQQPNFFGIFESNIEHVIDVAKHKRALSIVGVNPLSLGLIKPPGSYEADIVVGDGQELGLPLNFGGPLMGVFAVRWDMSLVRQMPGRIVGITKDINGKMGFTLILQTREQFIKREKATSNITTNEALLAIANAVYLSLLGKEGMRELAEEIYFRSHYAAKKLTEIDNVSMQFRSDFFEEFAIRFPIDYDKISNKLKERKLQGGLKLSDYTSLFCVTEVHDKKSIDLLVSTIQEVINGVETS from the coding sequence ATGTATAAGCATCCTTGGCTTCCAAACCTAGACCTAATAGATGAGATGCTGAAAGAGATAGGAGTAAACTCCCTTGACGAATTGTTTAACGATATACCGGCTGAAATCAAAATAAATAGATTATTGAACGTAGCAAAAGGCAAACCACTATCAGAATATGAAATTGAAAAAGAAATCAATGAAAAAGTGAAGAAGAACGTAGAGCTAGAAGCGCCACCTTTTATTGGAGCTGGTATTTGTCCCCATTACATCCCTAATGTCGTGAAATTTATCATAGGTAGATCAGAGTTTTATACATCATATACTCCGTATCAACCAGAAATTTCTCAAGGCCTATTACAAGCATTGTTTGAATATCAAAGTTTAATGGCTGAGCTACTAGACATGGATGTAGTTAACGCTTCAATGTATGATTGGGGTTCAGCTTTAGCTGAGGCCGTTCTAATGGCTAATAGAATAAATGGGAAAAAGACTGTATTGGTCCCTGAAAATGCTAACCCGTTTCATAAAGAAGTACTAAGAACATGGATTCAAGGAAAGGGGATAAAAATAGAGGAAGTTAAATATGACAAGAATTATGGCGAACTTGATTTAGAGGATCTGGAGAAGAAATCTAATATCGATGACATATCTGCAATATATATACAACAACCAAATTTCTTTGGGATCTTTGAAAGTAATATTGAACATGTAATTGATGTTGCTAAACATAAAAGAGCATTAAGTATTGTAGGAGTTAATCCACTTTCACTTGGTCTAATAAAGCCACCTGGAAGCTACGAAGCTGATATAGTTGTAGGTGATGGTCAAGAATTAGGGCTTCCATTGAATTTTGGAGGACCTTTAATGGGAGTATTTGCAGTAAGATGGGATATGAGTTTGGTAAGACAAATGCCAGGTAGAATAGTGGGAATTACAAAAGACATAAATGGCAAAATGGGATTTACGCTAATTCTTCAAACTAGGGAACAATTCATCAAGAGGGAAAAGGCAACATCTAACATAACTACAAACGAAGCCTTACTTGCTATAGCTAATGCCGTCTATTTAAGCTTGTTAGGAAAAGAGGGAATGAGAGAGCTTGCAGAAGAGATTTACTTCAGAAGTCACTACGCTGCTAAAAAGTTGACTGAAATAGATAACGTAAGCATGCAATTTAGGTCGGACTTTTTTGAGGAATTTGCAATTAGATTTCCTATAGACTATGATAAAATAAGTAACAAACTAAAAGAAAGAAAACTACAAGGGGGACTAAAATTGTCCGATTATACATCTCTCTTTTGTGTAACTGAAGTTCATGATAAGAAGTCAATAGATCTATTAGTATCAACGATACAAGAGGTGATAAATGGTGTGGAGACAAGCTAA
- the eno gene encoding phosphopyruvate hydratase has translation MINRFSIEKVKGLEIIDSRGNPTIRVFIRTNDGVESFGDAPAGASKGTREAIEVRDENGLTVKRAVDIVNYIIDPALHGIDVREQGIIDKILIDIDSTENKSKLGGNTIIATSIAALKTASKALGLEVFKYIAGPRLPKIPIPLLNIINGGLHAGNKLKIQEFIIVPIKFNTFKEAFFAAIEVYRNLKGLISERYGKIYTAVGDEGGFSPPLEETREALDLIYTSINNAGYKGKIYMGMDAAASDFYDTKKEKYIINGKELNPNQLLEFYLDLAKEYPIVYLEDPFEENSFDMFSELQNKLNSTIVTGDDLYTTNIKYLKIGIEKRSTKGVIVKPNQVGTISETFEFTNLARRNSIKLVTSHRSGETEDNFIAEFAVGIESDFIKTGAPARGERTSKYNKLLEIENKFGLEYGGKYFYL, from the coding sequence ATGATTAACCGTTTTTCCATAGAGAAGGTTAAGGGATTAGAAATCATAGATTCTAGGGGCAATCCCACCATAAGAGTTTTCATAAGAACTAATGACGGTGTTGAATCCTTTGGAGACGCGCCAGCAGGAGCTTCTAAAGGAACAAGAGAGGCAATCGAAGTCAGGGATGAAAATGGGCTTACGGTGAAGAGAGCTGTGGATATTGTAAATTACATAATAGATCCTGCGTTACACGGAATCGATGTAAGAGAACAAGGTATAATCGACAAAATACTAATAGATATAGACTCCACTGAGAATAAGTCTAAATTAGGAGGAAACACAATAATTGCAACATCCATAGCTGCATTAAAAACAGCTTCTAAGGCCTTGGGCCTAGAGGTTTTTAAATACATAGCTGGGCCTCGGTTACCTAAAATCCCAATACCTTTACTCAATATAATAAATGGCGGCTTACATGCTGGAAATAAGCTAAAAATACAAGAATTTATCATAGTACCAATTAAGTTTAATACTTTTAAAGAAGCTTTTTTCGCTGCCATAGAAGTATATAGAAATCTAAAAGGGCTAATATCAGAGAGATATGGTAAAATTTACACAGCAGTTGGAGATGAAGGAGGATTCTCTCCACCTTTAGAAGAGACTAGAGAGGCCTTGGATCTGATATATACTTCAATAAATAATGCAGGCTATAAAGGAAAAATATATATGGGAATGGACGCTGCAGCGAGTGATTTCTACGATACTAAGAAAGAGAAATATATAATAAATGGCAAAGAATTGAATCCCAATCAATTACTTGAATTTTACCTCGACTTAGCTAAAGAATATCCCATAGTGTACTTAGAAGATCCATTCGAAGAGAATTCTTTCGATATGTTCAGTGAACTACAAAATAAACTAAATTCGACAATCGTCACTGGAGACGACCTATATACTACGAATATAAAATATCTAAAAATAGGTATAGAAAAGAGATCAACTAAAGGTGTTATAGTTAAGCCTAATCAAGTCGGTACAATATCTGAAACATTTGAATTTACTAATCTTGCTAGAAGGAACTCAATAAAGTTAGTAACTAGCCATAGAAGTGGAGAGACGGAAGACAATTTCATAGCAGAATTTGCAGTGGGAATTGAATCAGATTTCATAAAGACTGGTGCACCGGCAAGAGGAGAAAGAACTAGCAAATATAATAAACTATTAGAAATAGAAAATAAATTTGGATTGGAATATGGAGG
- a CDS encoding eL43 family ribosomal protein — MPKKKQIDPYVCPNCGTKVEKAQKTWQLVSPLPDSYGRITITVMGSFVCPNCGHKWKSVVSKIKAGGSSVEIEGKKGVKKIESKDSEEKANEGEVIELDLSDLDEDEEE; from the coding sequence ATGCCAAAAAAGAAACAAATTGACCCATACGTTTGTCCAAATTGTGGGACAAAGGTAGAGAAGGCACAGAAAACATGGCAACTAGTTTCACCTCTTCCAGATTCTTACGGCAGGATTACAATAACAGTTATGGGTTCTTTTGTTTGTCCGAATTGTGGCCATAAATGGAAATCTGTGGTGTCTAAGATAAAGGCAGGAGGTTCTTCAGTAGAGATTGAAGGTAAGAAGGGCGTTAAGAAAATAGAATCTAAGGATTCTGAGGAAAAAGCTAATGAAGGGGAGGTTATAGAATTAGACTTAAGTGATTTAGATGAAGATGAAGAAGAGTGA